ACTTGGCACCTTCAGCATCACCGGTGATAATGGTGGAACACCAGTGAATCTCACCGGCCGTCTTGCGTTGCCCGCCTTTGTGTGGAACAACGGGGTGTACAACGGGAGCGGCACCTACACTTTCAATCGCCAGGCCTCACCCGATGGTCCCTTCGACAGCTTTGCCCTGAAGGCGACGGTGAGTGACCCCGACGGCGCCACCCTCTCCGGCAGCAATCTCAGCGACACCACCAAGCTGCGCTTTGGCCGCCTCGTGCTGTCCAACGCCCACGGCTCGGAACTGCTCAGCCTGGTGATGCCCTTCCAGACCCAGTATTGGACCGGCAGCGCCTGGGCGACGAACACGCTGGATTCCTGCACCGACCTCACGGGGCAGTTCGTTTTCGTGAAGAACCCGGCCGGCATGCCCACGCCCACCGGGGGCACCGTCATGAGCGGCAAGGGAAGCCTCACCTTCAGCGCGCCGGGCACCAAGGGCACTGTTGATGTCTGCGCCAACATCGGCAGTGACGGGGACAATCCCATGACCACGTGCCGCACGGGCAGCTCCTATCCGTGGCTGCAGGGCAGTTGGGATGCCGACGGGCAGTACAACGACAACCCCTCGGCCCGGGCGACCTTCGGCATCTTCGAGCAGAAACCGCCCATCATCTACCGGCGGGAGCGGTACTAAAGCAGGGGTCAGGTTACAGTGGGCAGGATACAGACACCTTACGCGCCTCCGTGGGCCGTGGCCCTCGGAAGCCTTCAGCCCCGCCCGCCGGTGGCATGCGAAAATGGTTTGACAACAACCACTTATTGCTTTAAGTTCGAGTCATTTCACGAAACAGGCGTAAGGCGCGGGGCGTGGGGTTCTGGTTGAAGAAAAAAAAGACCGCCGGGTGGCTGGTCTTGAGCTTTGCTGGGGAGGAGCTGCAGCTCGCCCACAGCGAGCCGGGCGCGGATGGGCGGGCGGTGGTGACGCTGTGCGGCACCGCTTCCCGGCCGGTGCGGGATGCCGCCGGACTCGGGCAGGTGGCGCGGGAGATGCGGCTTGCCCATTACCCGGTGAGCCTGGTGTTGCGCCTCGATGAATACCAGATGCTGGTCACGGAGGCTCCGGCGGTGCCGCCGGAGGAGCTGAAGGCGGCGGTGCGCTGGCGGGTGAAGGACATGCTCGACTATCACATCGACGATGCCACCCTCGACGTGCTGGACATCCCGCCTGATCCCAATGCGCCCAACCGTGGCCATTCGCTTTATGTGGTGGCGGCGCGCAACGAGGTCATCAGCCGCTACATCGGGCTTGCCCAGGAGGCAGACATTCCCCTCCAGGTGATTGACATTCCGGAAATGGCAAGCCGCAACATCGCCAATGTGGTGGCGGAACCCGGTCGCGGCGTGGCCATGCTGACCTTCACCGACCAGGGGGGACTGCTCACCGTCAGTTACGGGGGCGAGCTCTATCTTTCCCGGCATCTCGACGTCACCTGGCAAGACGTGAATGACGAGGGCCCCATGCGCGAGGCCCATTTCGACCGCGTCACGCTGGAGCTGCAGCGTTCCCTGGATTATGTGGAACGCCAGTTTTCCTTCGTCTCGGTGGCGCGGCTGTGGCTCGCCCCCCTGCCCGGGGCAGCTTCGCTGCGGGACCATCTGGCGGCGAATCTCTACGTGCCGGTGGAAGTCCTCGACATGGGGCGGGTGTTCGATTTCTCCCGCGTTCCCGCCCTGGCCACCCCGGAAAACCAGGCGCGTTTTTTCGTTCCCCTCGGCGCCACCCTGCGGCGGGAGCCCACCGCGCTATGAGCCAGCAGATCAACCTCTTCAACCCGATCTTCCTCAAGCAGAAGAAGATTTTTTCCGCGCGCACCATGGCGCAGGCGCTGGGGATCATCGTGCTGGGTCTTTGCGTGCTCACGGGGCTTGCGGCATGGCAGGTGCACCGGCTGTCGCGGGACATCGCCACCATCGAAGCGCGCTTCCGCGCCGAGGAGGCGCGCATGAACGAAGCCCGCGCGGCGCTTTCCCAACGCAAGGCCAGCGCCGCCCTGGAGCAGGAAGTGCGCGCCCTTGAGCAGGAGGTTGCCCTGCGCGAGGCGGTGTTGAGGCTCATGGAAAGCAACGTCCTTGGCGAGGTCACTGGCGCCGGTGTCTATCTGCGGGCGCTGGCGCGCCAGCACCTGCAGGGTCTGTGGCTGACGGCGGTGGAGCTGGAGGGCGGGGAGCTGAATCTCGCCGGGCGCGCCCTCTCCGCGGAGCTCGTGCCGGAATATCTGCGCCGGCTGGGTGAGGAGGAGGTGCTGCGCGGCCGTCGGTTTGCCACCTTTCAGATGGCGCGGCCGGTGGCCACGGACAAAGAGGCGCCGCGTTATATCGAATTCGTCCTGCGTTCCCGGCCGCCACGGGAGGCACCATGAAGCAGACCCTTGCCCTCTGGGCGGAACGCATCGACGCCCGCAGCCTGCGCGAGCGGCTTTTCATCTTCGCCGCCGCGGCGCTGGCGGTGAGCATGCTCTTCGTCTCCCTTGCCCTCGATCCCCTCACCGCGAAGCGCAAGGCGCTGCTGGCCACCCTGCAGGAACACCAGACGCGCATGGAGGCGGCGCGGCTGCAGGTGCAAACCCTGGTGAAGGAGGCCTCGCGGGACCCCGATGCCCCTCTGAAGCAGCGCCTTACCGAGCTGCGGCAGCGGGCCGTGGCGGCGCAGGCCCGGCTCGACGCCCTGGCCAAAACGCTGGTGGGTGCGGAAAAAATGGGCGAGGTGCTGCGCGATCTTCTGGCGCGGCATCGCAACGTGCGGCTCATTGCCCTGAAGAGCCTGCCGCCCGCCGGCATCGGCGCCGATGGCAAACTGGTGAGTGGCGATGCTCCGCCCCTCGTCTATCGCCAGGGAGTGGAGATCACCGTCGAGGGCACCTTCCCCGATCTGCTCGCCTATGTGGAGGCCATCGAAGCCTCCCCCTGGCGCCTGTTGTGGGGCGGGGCGCGCCTGACGGTGGAGGAATATCCCCGTTCCCGCTTGACCCTCACCCTCTATACCCTCAGTCGGGACAAGCCGTGGCTTACAGTCTGATCCTTTTGCTCCTTCTGCTGGCGGCACCCGCAGGCGCGGCCGGCCTGCCCGACCCCACGCGTCCCGCACTGTCCGACGCGCAGGAAGCCGCCGAAGGGGCGGCGGCCAGCAGCGGCCCGCGGCTCACCATGGTGCGCATTGGCGCCAAGCGACGCATGGCCGTCATCGATGGTCAGGAGGTGACCGTCGGCAGCCGCATCAACGACATGCGGGTGGTGCGCATCGGCGAAGAGGGGGTGGTGCTCAAGGGGCCCGCCGGCACGGAAGTGCTGAAGCTCCTGCCGGAGGTGGAAAAACGTCCCCTTCCGACCCCCCAAGGCAGGAAACCGGGTGACAAGCCCGCATCGAGGAAGACACGACCATGAGAATCCATCCCCTTTTGCTGCTGGCTTTGGCTTTCGCCGGCTGCGCCACGCCGCCGGAGCGCCCGCCCACCACCCTGGAGCGAATCGACGCCGCGCTGCGGGAGGCCACCCAGCCCGCCACGCAGACGGGCCCGGCCCAGGTGGCCGATCAGCTCCTGCCGCCCCTGAAGCTGGACCTGCCGGCGCCCCCCGCTACCGAACCCCGCTTCGATCTGGTGGTCAACAACGCGCCCGCCAACCAGGTGTTCATGGGCATCGTCCATGGCACCCGCTACAGCATGCTGGTGCATCCCGAGGTGAGTGGCACGATCTCCGTGAACCTCAAGGACGTGACGGTGAAAGAGGCGCTCGATGCCATCCGCGAGCTCTATGGCTACGACTACCGCATCGAGGGTAACCGCATCTTCGTGCAGCCCCTCACCCTGCAGACGCGGGTGTTCAAGGTCAACTACCTGACCGCCACGCGCAAGGGGGCCTCGGATGTGCGCGTGGTGTCCGGTTCCGTGAGCGACAGCCCGCGTCAGGCCACGCCGGGCACACTCGGTGCGCCCGTCACCCAGCCGGGGGTGAGCAGCGAAAGCATCCAGAGCACCCGGGTGTCCACCCAGTCGGAGGCCAATTTCTGGGCCGAGCTCACCGACGCCGTGAAGGCCATCGTCGGCACGGAAAACGGGCGTAGCGTGGTCGTGAGCCCCCAGTCCGGTGTGCTCGTCGTGCGCGCCCTGCCCAGTGAGCTGCGCGCCGTGGAGCAGTATCTGCGGGCCACCCAGGGGGCGGTGGATCGCCAGGTGATCCTGGAGGCGAAGATCATCGAAGTGGAACTCAACGAGGGCTTCCAGTCCGGCATCAACTGGGCGGCCTTCGACAGCCTCGCGCGGCATCGTTTTTCGGTGGGCGCCGACACGCGCAGTTTCCCCATCCCTCCCGATGTGCCGGTGAATCCGGCCACCACGGGACCGGCGAC
The sequence above is drawn from the Burkholderiales bacterium genome and encodes:
- a CDS encoding PilN domain-containing protein, with protein sequence MSQQINLFNPIFLKQKKIFSARTMAQALGIIVLGLCVLTGLAAWQVHRLSRDIATIEARFRAEEARMNEARAALSQRKASAALEQEVRALEQEVALREAVLRLMESNVLGEVTGAGVYLRALARQHLQGLWLTAVELEGGELNLAGRALSAELVPEYLRRLGEEEVLRGRRFATFQMARPVATDKEAPRYIEFVLRSRPPREAP
- a CDS encoding MSHA biogenesis protein MshJ, which codes for MKQTLALWAERIDARSLRERLFIFAAAALAVSMLFVSLALDPLTAKRKALLATLQEHQTRMEAARLQVQTLVKEASRDPDAPLKQRLTELRQRAVAAQARLDALAKTLVGAEKMGEVLRDLLARHRNVRLIALKSLPPAGIGADGKLVSGDAPPLVYRQGVEITVEGTFPDLLAYVEAIEASPWRLLWGGARLTVEEYPRSRLTLTLYTLSRDKPWLTV
- the pilM gene encoding pilus assembly protein PilM; translated protein: MGFWLKKKKTAGWLVLSFAGEELQLAHSEPGADGRAVVTLCGTASRPVRDAAGLGQVAREMRLAHYPVSLVLRLDEYQMLVTEAPAVPPEELKAAVRWRVKDMLDYHIDDATLDVLDIPPDPNAPNRGHSLYVVAARNEVISRYIGLAQEADIPLQVIDIPEMASRNIANVVAEPGRGVAMLTFTDQGGLLTVSYGGELYLSRHLDVTWQDVNDEGPMREAHFDRVTLELQRSLDYVERQFSFVSVARLWLAPLPGAASLRDHLAANLYVPVEVLDMGRVFDFSRVPALATPENQARFFVPLGATLRREPTAL
- a CDS encoding MSHA biogenesis protein MshK; the encoded protein is MAYSLILLLLLLAAPAGAAGLPDPTRPALSDAQEAAEGAAASSGPRLTMVRIGAKRRMAVIDGQEVTVGSRINDMRVVRIGEEGVVLKGPAGTEVLKLLPEVEKRPLPTPQGRKPGDKPASRKTRP
- the mshL gene encoding pilus (MSHA type) biogenesis protein MshL encodes the protein MRIHPLLLLALAFAGCATPPERPPTTLERIDAALREATQPATQTGPAQVADQLLPPLKLDLPAPPATEPRFDLVVNNAPANQVFMGIVHGTRYSMLVHPEVSGTISVNLKDVTVKEALDAIRELYGYDYRIEGNRIFVQPLTLQTRVFKVNYLTATRKGASDVRVVSGSVSDSPRQATPGTLGAPVTQPGVSSESIQSTRVSTQSEANFWAELTDAVKAIVGTENGRSVVVSPQSGVLVVRALPSELRAVEQYLRATQGAVDRQVILEAKIIEVELNEGFQSGINWAAFDSLARHRFSVGADTRSFPIPPDVPVNPATTGPATVGDVLGGALAATGRTAGGLFGIAFQTGSFAALMQFLETQGGVQVLSSPRIATLNNQKAVLKVGTDDFFVTNVSTTTTTGTTTTTTPNVTLQPFFSGIVLDVTPQIDDDDNITLHIHPAVSDVKTKVKEVNLGTAGSLTLPLASSTVSETDSIIRTRNGQVVAIGGLMKSASLSDRSQVPVAGEVPLLGNLFKQQNKSSVKKELVILLKATVVKGEETWARNILDSQRNIEQMTRPSPLP